The Chrysemys picta bellii isolate R12L10 chromosome 3, ASM1138683v2, whole genome shotgun sequence DNA window CTGGGAGTTCATGGCATTGCCAACATAGACCATTTTTTTCTGCTCTGCTGCTTTAACGTCAGAGTAATCCACCGCATAAAAAGCTAAAACCAATTTGCATAAAAAGTGAATCTTTCTTAAAGTCCCATGAAACATTTTACATCAAAGCAACATTTATAGTTCTTAATTTCTAACACTAAGTAGCACTTTACAGCATACTTGATAGATTCAAgttaacatgttcataaatgtTTAAACAAATGTGTTTCTTATGAAAGGTTTGCCACAGCATCTTAAGTATTTACTTAGAAAATTCCTAAGTTAGTAAATTATAGTATTGTGGTGGCAACAAGTAGCTGGGGAGACTCTAGTTATCAGCCTGTTTTCACACCCTTAACTTTATTTAAAGACTTACCCCTTCAGAGACGTTGCTaagcccattgggggccctaaacAGGAATATTTTGGGTCCCCCCCCCAACATTTACTAAAAAAGCAAATAAGGGGCCCCCTTTAGCGACTCAGGGCCCTAaacaattgcttagtctgcttatgcctactACCGGCACTGTCCTTTCAACTGACATTTTTTACATTTGTTCCCAGCCTCAATGATGGGGGAAATTTTTGGTTAAATACTATTTTGCTGTGCATTTTAAAGTTTTTGAATAGTgtggagcagagagaaagggtCCCCACCTCCACTAAAATATGTTTAGCATGTAGCAactttaaaatctcatttttttcaATCAAGACAAGTGCCCTTAAACATGTCGGAAAGAGTTTAATTTACACAATGTGATTATAAGTGTTAGAACATTCATACACTGATCATGCACAATGCCACTTTTTTCAAACTGTACACCCAGGTAAGTGCTCCATATATATAACACACATATGTAGAGCTACAGCTCTGCATGTTGAGTGCAAACCAGTTGAAGGGCTCATCTTAACCTGCTCTGTTCTGCACACTCTCTAAATCATGGCCAGCTATCCATCTAATTGAATCAGCACGATTATGCTTATTTGAACACAATCATTAGATTTAATTCATATTCCTATaagtagggtcctaccaaatgcatggttcattttggtcaatttcacgatcataggttttttaaaaatagtaaatttcatgatttcagctatttaaatctgaaacatCACAGTGTAATTGTCGGGGTCCTGACAcagaaaggagttgggggggggaggtcacagggttattgtaggggaggtggctgtactgctacccttacttctgggctGGTGCGGGCGgcggtgttgccttcagagctgggcagctagagagcgatggctgctggccgggatcccagctctgaaggcagcgccctgccagcagcagcacagaagtaagagtgtcAATACCATACCacaccacccttacttctgtgctgctgctggcggcggctctgcattcagagctgggctcccagccagcagccaccgctctctggttgcccagctctgaaggcagcacagaaatatgggtggcaatactgtgacccccacTAAAATAATCTTGTTGAGACCCTGctccaactcccttttgggtccagacccccaatttgagaaatgctggtctctcctgtgaaatctgtatagtatagggtaaaagcacacaaaagaccacttttcatggtctgtgacacgtttttcatagctgtgaatttggtagggccctacctgtaAGGGTTTTGGTTCCAATTCCTTACGTTTTAAATCTTCTGGACATTTTAGTctagaaaggaaataaaattatCCTAAATAAGCTGCACATTCCCTGCATATTATCAGCCCATCTTTATCTTTGTGTAATCACTGCTTATCTTTCTCTCAATCCTACAACTAAATACAGTCAGATGCCTGCAACAGATTAAGAAACAGCCCCATTCACAGTTACAAAGGTGCTGCTGTTGCAACACAAAAGGCTTTAATCAtttattcaaataaataaaaatgttcctttatgtaCAAATAAGACAAAATCAATGTACCCTACCTCTATTTACAAAGCAGTTTCTTTTCAAAAGGAAATCAATACATTTATCCTTCAGTAACTGAACACTTTGTCTTGAGGGCCTGTATTGTGCAgcagttttgttttcctttttgcttGACTGCCCTTTGTTGTTTAACACAAAGACACTTTTGTGATAGTTTCTGATAAAGGCTCTATAGTTTTAACAAGTTTCTCCCATCTTCCTCTCCCTACCCTAACCCAGAGATCATAAACAATTCCTGCAAATGTCAGGAGTCAGCTTTTGCTACAAAAAACACTGAAGTGAATACAGCAgattacagagtagcagccgtgttagtctgtatccgcaaaaagaacaggagtacttgtggcaccttagagactaacaaatttgttagtctctaaggtgccacaagtactcctgttcttcttacagCAGATTAAGCACCTGTTGCATTACAGTAAGTTAACTAGCTGAGAACGTTTGCCTCTGTTTCTGCTCACATTTGATCACATTCAAACACCCCCACGTGCAGATTTTAAGCTCCCCGTCCTGTCCATCATCCGCTAGAAACTCTGTCTCCTGATTTCAGATAAAAAGCATCCAGCAGCCCAGCCGGATCAGGAGAAGCATCTCTACAACACTGATTAGTCAGCCCCCACTTTTTTCTCTCCACACAAGATGTGAATGAAAATACACAGTACACAGCAgctataaatacattttttcccGTTTATGTAGCGCCTGGAACAGCCGCCAGCCCCCACGGGGTCAAAACGCAAGTCAGTTCCTCAGTCGGGGATAGCAGCAAGGCGGGCGGTTAAACCCGGCACTAAAACTCCGCTCTCCGTGGCTCTCAGTCTGGGGAGACGAACACGTGAGGTGGCTTTGGAGCAGGATACGGTGCTGTCCAGCTTCCCGGGGGGTTTAATAGAGGGAGAGGAAGAACCCCGCTGCGGGGCACATCACATGGGGAGCCCCCGGGATATTGctgcaggaggggcgggggctgggcaggtAGGTGCCACCCAAGGCTCAGAGGGCCCCcaggtggggcagggtctccagcTTGTCGGCCCGGTCCCGGCCGGCCGCGCTCTCCACCCCGCGCAGCCACTCGGTGCATTTGCGCACCAGCCCCTCGTCCGCCACGGCCCCCGGCGCCGCCTCCTCCTCGTACTCCACGTCGTCGTAGCGGTGCCGCTCATTCAGCAGCGAGATCTTCAGCAGGGCGCGCAGGTCCCCGGggctggaccccggcccggcccgggccccCCTCCGCGCCGAGCCCCCCACGGCCGGGGCCGCCTTGCTCCGGGAGCCCGGCAGGAGGCGCTCGGTGGCTGAGGAGGGGCTCGGCCGCCCCCGCTGCTTCTCCAGGCTGCGGCGCTGCAGCACCAGGGCCGCCTCGGGGGGGAGGCTGAGCGAGAAGCGCAGAGCGGCCTCTCCAGCCCCCGCCTCCGGCCCCGCCGCCGCGCACAGGGTCTCGCAGGAGCGACCGCGGGGCtgtggcggggccggggccggcctccGCGGTTGCTGCCTCTGCAGAGAGGCgcagggccaggagctggggaagggaccgGCCCGCTCCgggggcgccccccgcggcttccTCGGTGGCTTCTCCTCGGCGGGcggcggcggcgctgccttccTGGGGGCCGCCGGCTTCCTAGGCTGCGCTCGGGGGGCGGCGGGGATAgcggccggggcggggggaggcagaaTGGGCGGCAGGGACATGGTGGTGCCGGGTgaccccctctgctcctcacagCTGCTCAGGGCAGATCGCACCCCGGGCAGGGCCGAGCATCCCCCGCGGACGGATCGGTCCCAGGTGCAGCTCCATAGGAGAGCGCGACCGTGCTGGGACCTCCAGGCTCCGTCGCTGGCTCCCGATGAATGAGACAGACACGCAGCAGCGAGGCTGAGCAGGAGGCGGGGCTCAGTGGGCGGGGGAAAGCACTCACCGGGGAGGGCTGCGGCTCACCTCCCACTTTGAGCCGTGATGGAAAGACGggacgtgatttttttttttaaagtattaaaataaGAGGAAAGAGTAGcggtgaggaggaagaggcagagacGTCAAAACACAACCCCCAAAACGTTCTCAAGAGCTGTAAGCACAGTTTGAGCAAGATTATGAAATTTATATCTGTAAACGATTAGGACACAGAATTTCAGGATGTATTTTAAAAGCGAGTGCTAGGGCAATACTAATGCCCTCCTACTGCAGCCCTTGCAGGGGGTCACtgctttttacatttaaaaaaaatcacttaaataTTTCTATTGTAATAATTAGTTCCtagtaaacaaattaaaaaaggaaCACTGAATATATTGTTCAGATTTAGAAACTGTAAATGCTTCCCTTATCTATTCAGAGGGTCTCTTTCCCCTTTTGCTGTCCCCCACATGCTTTCCTCCCCCTTGCAACAGCTATTTATAATTTACCAGTTCATCTTCTCTACTAAAATGTTGTGAACTAGTCAATAGCTACCACTTCCTTTTTACATTGATAAGTAAATTTAAAGAGACCTACAAGGGACAAATTTCTTCTGAAATAAGGTGGCACAGTGGAAGTTTCATTACATTTTCAGCCCCTCATCCTTCATTCACACTCTCCTCACCATAGCCACCAGCCTCTTTTAAgccccccccccttaatctctTATCTTTGTCTTGTTCCTAGACTTAACCTCTACCAGCTGAGTATGGTAGCAGAATGGAGCTGCTGTTCCTCAGGCTGGTCACTATTAagagctgctgcatggctgtgCCATCAAAAAGGCTCATCCAGGCAATCAAAATGAGGTTTTGGACATAAACACAGTCTCTCACCCAGAAAATGATAACTCACCTCACTGCTTTCAAAATAAAGTATTACTCATTTTTTAGTTAGCTTTCCCACAATAATTCCAATATTAAGGTCCAGCCAACTGAATGGATGGGTAAGAAGAGAAACCAATATATCTTCCCTTATACTAACTGACTATGGGACCAGTTTAAAAAGTTACATAAAACAGCTTGCAAACATGAGTGATGGGGAAGAGAGTGAAGTTGTCAGCAGTGATAAAGGGAAGAGAGATAGcctaggaagaaaagaaaaaaaaaaatgagaagttACATTAGTGAGAGGATTTGGTAGAACAGCTAGGAGAAGATATCAGTAAGACAGGCTGAGATGTAAGACTGGCTGGGATGGAGAACTACATTAGGCTGCAGCAGAGAGCAGTGGTTACGTAACATTCATCAAGAGCATGGATGAGATCACCCGGAGTGTAGAAAGAAAGAGTAGTCAGAGCAACAGTGGAAGATAATCAAAATTATTCTTTCAAGTAGGCCAACAAAGTAGCTATACCATATTGTTATAATAAGACAGTCCACAGCAGCTAGTGATTGAATGTGGGCAACCACACCAGAGAAATATTTTGCAGGACTGTTTGCAAAGGGCGATCATATGGCTTAAAGACAATGTTTCAGAACATGGTATTCTAATTGAGAAAAATGTGGAAACAAGGACAATTGTTAAAGCCAAATCAGATAAGATGTTAAAAGCAGGAGAGTAAGGATGACCCAGTTGTTAGGACACtagcctgggatttgggagacctgggattccctgcttcaccacagatttcctgtgggaCTGTGGACAAGTCACTTGCTCAACATGTGCCTCTATACCCCATACAATGAGATAgcagtacttccctacctcacaggagtgctgggaggataaatacaatGGGGCCATGTAACTACTAAAATGAAGGGTTAAATGTATGTTGATTTAATCAGCTGGAGCTTAATTACTACCATTCACAAGTGGTGGAAGCAAAATTGTAGCAGCTGGTTCTTAGAGAGGCCCTATTTTAACATTCATTGAAGATTTTAATATTCATTAGTGTACCTGAAATTTATGGACATTTTTTAACTGTAGCATTGCAAGTTTCTTACTGTGTGGAGTTGAGTCCAGTTGTATATGCAGACAACTTGTCCAGTTATTGCATAGTGTCTGGAAATAAGGAAAGTAGTTGACACAGTGAGACCATGATAAGCAGTTATCCTACTGCTGCAGTTCCTGCCTAGGTCAGtggttttgcttttaatttcaGTTCACTAATGACAAAGTTTTCAGTTACGTTttctgattttatgaaaatattgggAAACAATTTTTTTGAGGGGGAAATGCTTGCACTTCACTATAGAAAGGATGAATTCTGCTGTAACTGACAAAACATTTCTTGTAATAGAATGTGCATGGAATGTAACTTGAATTTTCCAGAAGTGAACTTTCTAGATAGTGATCTAATTACTAAGATACTGATTAATGAAGACAATTAAAATATGTAATGAGACAAGGTGAGTGGATCAGCAGCATTTGATTTCAGACTGTATAGTAATGACAACTGAAGTGGCTAGCATCTGTGAATAACACCTGTAGAATAGTTTTATCCTAAAGCTGGTTTCTTTTAACTTGTCAG harbors:
- the PRR18 gene encoding proline-rich protein 18 — encoded protein: MSLPPILPPPAPAAIPAAPRAQPRKPAAPRKAAPPPPAEEKPPRKPRGAPPERAGPFPSSWPCASLQRQQPRRPAPAPPQPRGRSCETLCAAAGPEAGAGEAALRFSLSLPPEAALVLQRRSLEKQRGRPSPSSATERLLPGSRSKAAPAVGGSARRGARAGPGSSPGDLRALLKISLLNERHRYDDVEYEEEAAPGAVADEGLVRKCTEWLRGVESAAGRDRADKLETLPHLGAL